DNA from Castor canadensis chromosome 3, mCasCan1.hap1v2, whole genome shotgun sequence:
AGAAGTTCATTTCTTATTCCACAGCATGGGCGTATTGGGACTTCCTTTGTAGCCTCAGTCTAGCATACTGTTTTCTCACGTAGTACTCTGATGTCAGTGCTGTCCCCTGTGGATTCAGAGTGGACATGTGACTGGAGCCATGACTTGCTGGTCAGAGGAAGAGGCTCCTGTAACCCCTCAGACCCAGCCCTGAGTTCCCATTGCCAGGTGTCTGTGCTTGTCTGATGAGACTGCCCCTAAGTGACACTGACATGGTACTTCTCTCTAGAAGATGCCTCAGGGGATGGTGAGCTGGACCTCAGTGGCATCGACGACCTTGAGATCGACAGAGTAAGTGATTGCTTCCAGTGCCTTTCCAGGAGGTGGTTGGCTTCTGTGGAGGTCAGGGTGGGGTTGGCCTCCCAAACCTGGGGCCTGTCACTCGTTTTTGGCCTCTCTGGGCTTTGTGGCCTTCCGTGGGCATCCCCAGATGCTCCCTGAGAGAGAGTGGTCTTAGGGCAGCACCCATGCATATCCAGACCCTGCCTCCTCTACTCCCAGCTCTGCCAGGGTGGCCTCAGCCACCGCATACCCTTCCTGCTGGAAGCCTGGGCCAGTCTCTGGGGCAGGCTCCTATTTGGAGGATTCTGAGCTCTTTACCTGACCTTTGTTGCCATTGGGTCATCTCATGGGACCCGGAGTACACACTAGCTCCCTCAGTTTATCTCAGTGGCACCCGTCCTATAGGTCTTCTCCTCCTGATCTTGTGCCTGAGACTGCCGTTAGCTCCTAAGTTGGCAACATACCCCAGCTTGGTTCCTTTGTGGAACCTATGCCCCCTGTACTCTGGGTCCTGTGAGCCAGGATTCTGGTTCCTGGCTATGGTACAAGTTTGGCTGGAAAGGTCAAAGGAGTGACAGGTTACTACTGGAATAGAGGCTCATCCACATTTCCCCTTCCTGTAGTGATTAATGCATGTAAATGGGCAATGTACTTGGTGGTGAGAGCTCTTACTGTGCCCTGAGTACAAAAGCTCAAAGCTGAAGCCACCTCACCATGCTTTGTGCAGTACATCCTGAATGAGTCGGAAGCCCGGGTGAAGGCTGAGCTGTGGATGCGGGAGAATGCAGAGTACCTGCGGGAGCAGAGGGGTAAGCACCCATTTGCCATCCACCCGGGCCCCAGGGCATGGGCCCTCATTGACACTAACCACGTTACTTGACTTCTAGAGAAAGAAGCGAGAATAGCGAAAGAGAAGGAGCTTGGCATCTACAAGGAGCACAAGGTAGGAGCCTCTGATGGCCCAGGACCCCACACTGCCATCAAGTGTCTGGGCTGATAGGAGGAAAGTGTCTCTGGAATGTCCCCTTCCCTGTGACCACAGGGCCCTGGGGCCCAGGACAGGCAGCAGGAGCCGTATGCTTTGGACCCCAGACCCATATCCCTGGCTGCCAGATTTCCCTGTGTTGGCAACCTGCACTGGAGGTCTGTAGTTTGGCTCCTTCTCAGATGTCCCCATTTTTGGGGTCAGGTTCCCAGCTCAGGTACAAGGGCAGACTGAGTTGAGACTCATGGATGATACAGAGGTCCCTGGACTTGAGTTCTTTGTTGAGGACATAAGAGACTGTTTGTCTTTCTTGATGACCTAGGCAAGTCTGACAGTGAtgccctccctgccctgccctgctggCCATCTTTATAACTTGGTTTAGCAGCATACTCTGTTGCCTGAACAGTGACTCCAGCCTCCAAATGGTGCCTTTGGGAGGGGTTGAGCCTCAGACTGAAGCCGCAAAGAGAACCTCAATATACCCATGATGTGGCATAAGTCTCTAGCCAGGGCTTCTCAGCAGGTGAAGCCTTCTGTGCAGGTGGGCCACAGCTGCAGCTCCAGAGGAGAAGGCAGGTTGCAGGTCAGTGACTCACAGAGAGCATTACTTTTATGTTTCAATCAAGCCTAAGAAATCCTGCAAACGTCGGGAGCCCATCCTGGCCAGCACAGCTGGGGAGGCCATTGAAAAGATGCTGGagcaaaaaaaaatctccagcAAAATCAACTACAGTGTACTCCGGGACCTCGACAGCAAGGGTGGGAGCAGCCCACAGAGGGAAGACACGCGGCCTGTGGAGAGGGCCAGTGCCAAGAAGCTGTCACGGAGGAAAATGGCAGCCAGCAGGAACGGGACTGACCCTGGGACTACAATGGGGAAGAGGTATTATCCCATCCCCTCCAGGCGGGTTGAGGGCAGGAGGTAGAGGATCGCAGAGGACCAAGGCCTTGGACCTCTTCCGTTAAGGGCCAGCTGGTACCTCAGGAGCACCTAAGAGCCACACTTGTTCCACTGCATGCTGGGAATTGATAGGCCATCTCCAGGTGTGGGTATGGAGGTGTCCTGACTCACTTTGCCTGTGGAGCCCTGAGCTAAGGGGGCCTTTGGCAGTATCAGGGTCTGTTCTGTCCTCAGAAGGTGATGGGACGCTTAGTGAGGACAGGCCAGTTCTCTAGCCCTGCCCTCTGCCACTCCCCTGTTATGCACCAAGGCTGTGTTGCTGGCTCTgccaagagggagggagggagtagggaaaggagggagagccAACCACTCCTGGACAAATAGGGTATGGATAGAGGAGGTATGCCAGCAACCACAATGACACTTCCTGATGGGGAACAGGAGCCAGTCAAGGGCCAGTATGCTCTATACCCAGCATCGCTCTGCAGCTCAGCAAGGTGGATAAGCTGCGTTCAGTCCCTTTGTACATGGCCTGCTATTGGGTGGTGGCCATAAGCATTCCTGATGAGGTCACAGAATGCTGGTGAGGTGTACCCCTGACCATGGAAACAGTCAAAGTGCCCAGTGAACTTAGCATCCACTTTCCTGGAGCCTCCCTGTGGAGTGCTGCTTCATTGGTGTCTGTGCTCAGAAAGGGAGAGAGGTTGGAAAGGCTTTTATTTCAAGTGGAAgcaaacatcttttcatgtgcccTCGTTTTGTTGCTTCCATTTtgcggggggtggggaggggtttgtttgtttttctttttaaaaatatgaaaccagccaggtgtgatggtacatgcctataatcccagcactcaggaggtagatgcaggaggatggcaagtttgaggccagcctaggctgcacagtgagaccttgtctcaaaaccaaaaacaaaagataaacaaaacaaaaaaatccagtcCAATATAAAACTAGTGTTCTGTGAGAGGTCCACTTACCAGCGTGGCCTCTAGCTTCTAGGGTCGGTGTTATGCCCGTGAAGGCCTCTTCTGTGTCTAGAGTGTGAGGAAATCTGTCATGTTTCCTCCTAAtgtttttatgatttcatttttttaatatcatttcatttaaaaaaaattttaataatacctAGAACTTATTTTGGCAAAGGAGTGAGATGAGGTCCACAAGAGTATTTCCAGGTGGATGGCTGTGGATGGGGAGCTTCTCTCTAAGAAGCCCCACCCGTGATGCTGGCTCAGCTTTTTTTGGGTCCTGTTTGGTCTCAGCTGTCTCCTGTCAACACATACACCATCACTGCACTGTTGGTTGCTCTACTTGGCAAAGCATGGTAGTGTGTGTTGGCCCAGTCTCTCAGGAGAGCATTGTCTGTGGCCTGTTGTTTTTCCTTGAGCTGAGAGTCATGTCTGGGCCAAGTCTTTCCCCTGCGCTTTGACTCCCTTGTGCAGTGGGGAAATTCTTGCAAGGTTCCCCTCACCCACTTGGGGGCACAGTCATCCCTGAGTCTCCTGGAGTCCCAGGCCCACAGGCATTTGTGTCTCCCGAAGGGTCTTTCCACGATGTCTTCCTTCTGCTTCTGTGCCTGAGTCCCTACATCCGTCTTGTTCCTGGAACCTTATGGACCTCCTGCTGTTCATGAGGACTTCCTTTGCCCTTTGCTGTGCACCATCAGCAATGGTGGGAGGAGTGTCTGTGGCTGCTTTAGGGTTCCTCTGAGGGGGTGTTGGGTTTCTTGGCTGACCTCAGCCTCTCCGTATGGTTGCATGGCTTCTCTCCTTCAGATTACTGTGGTGAGTCCTGGGCATGATTGTGTTAGACTGTGAGGAAATCTGTCATGTTTTATATCCCCTTCTTGTGCATGTAGTAAGTGAGGTGGGGCAGGTCCAGGGGCTCCTAACCCCTGACCTGGCCATCCTGAAGGCACCACTGTTACTCACTGCAGCCACAGCACGGTCATCACCTATCTGCTTGCAGCTGGACAGGGGGTGTAGAAAGGCTGTGGTCCACACCTGAGCACTCACAGGTCCAATCTGAAGTGGGGTTTGGGCCCTGGCTTATCCTCCCCTTCCAGCCCAGCCTCTGTCAGCACCGGGAGAGTCCTGTCCCAGTGCAGCGCTTCTGAATGGCCTTTGTGGCTATTCAACCCACTGGCTAGCAGGCCCTGGATGTGTGTGCATGCTGCTTCCTAGATGGGAAGTCTGTTGACCTTCCTGAGTGGCCAGGATCAGAGTTTGAATATCTCTTATCCTAAACTAAAGGGGAATATGATGGCCTCAGGGCTGGGTGTGCCCCCCACCCCGCATCTGTGGGCACCTGTACATTGTGTGGGTAGCTTGGGTGACTCCAGTAGGGCAGGAAGAGAGGCCACAAGACTCCAGGTCCTGTTTGTCCTCACAGCTACAAAGCCCCTGTCTGAGGTGTCCCCCTCTTGGGCAGGAAGAGGGCCAGGCTTGAGCCGTGGGGCTCAGCATATACTTCTGGAAAGTGGGACTCTGGTAGGCCCAGCAACTGCCTCCCCCCGCCCTCATCACAGGCTCCTGAGTCCCCCCAGACTAGGTTTGTACCAGGCTTCAGGGTGATACCAGCCCCCATGTGCCCTGCACTGTCCAGTGAGGAGTGTCTGGTTTGGGAGTTGGCTGTCATCCTCAGTTATGGTGTATTCACGGGAATCTACTGTGTTATTTGCCTTCAAAAGTGAGCGGTTGTCAGCTGGAGCCAGCAATAGATCTTGGGAACAGTGGGGGTACCTGCACTACTGGTGGCCCCGGGTCCTCTGGGCCTGTGACTGGCTGGGGACTGAGGCTATGGGCAAAAGTAATTTTGGGCAGGACCCTGTTCTCTAGGTGTTTGCAGACCCTACCATGAGGCCAGCCAACCTTGGTTCCTGTGGATCACAGAGATGGATCCTGGGTCACACCAGCAGCTGCCTGGAACAGGCCTGGCTTCCTGAACTTCGTGTTCTGTGACCATCCAGTGGTTATAGGATTTCCTCCCAGTGTCCCCAGGGTTCATCTGGCTTGTCATAGTTGGGAATTTTGGACCTGAAGGTCCAGCAGCAGAGTGTGCAGCTTGAGTCCTCCATCTCCCCACACAGCAGTACCCTAGAAGGAAGAGGCCCTGCCATCCCCCCATGTGCCCAGAGTCCACTCTTGCTGCCCTGGCTGGCACTGTGTAGCCAGGGCACAGGAACAAAGCTCACTTCCTCATGTGTGGGTAACTTCATCTCCCATTTGAGGTGACTTGGCTTGCTTCTGTCCCTGTGAGGATTGGCATCAAAGGTTTGGGGAACCTGGGACCCAGTGCATGGGTGCTGCTAGCAGAAGGCATGGGCGGTGCTGTGGGCCAGGTGGGGGGCAGCAGACCAGAAGAGGCAGATGTGGGTGTTGAAGCACCCTGCCCACCCCTTTTACCTCCtcatcttccccttcctcttcttccccctcGTCCTCACCCACCTCCAGGGGCTGCAGGTTGACCAGCGAGAGTTGTTATGGGGAGCACTGAGCAGGAATCTCCCATGTGGCCATGGCTCTCACATATTTGTCCGAAGGTGAGGGGCCAGAGCCTTGGCCACGTGGTGCCCACCACATGGTCAGGAAGGGCAGCACCTGTTGTGGCTTTTGAGCTTTGTATCGTGAGCACATACTGTCATTCAGCATGGGAACAATggcagacacacaacagcagaCTCAGGATGGACACAGCTGGGCTTCAAAGAGGCCAACAGCAAGGGGATGTACACAAGGAAGATGAAGAGCAAGTAATGCCCAGGCTGGTAGGAAGGGGGAGATATGGGGAGCGGGCCATGATAGATGCACTGGGATGGATGGGGACCCATCAGGTGGATAAGCCACTTGAGGCTGGCTGTACAGACAGCAACACCTGCAGCCCCTCAATGAACAGGACCCTCAGGTTGGATCCTTCTAGTATGTTCAAGTAAGTGCCAAGCGTACCTTCTCTGCTTATCACGGTATGTGGCAGAGGCAATGAGAACTGTGTGTCCCTGGGAGTGTCTGCCCATGGAGTGGCAGAGTTGGTTCCTGATTTGCAGCCTTGACCCTCACCCAGGCAGGGCCTTTGGTCCCCTGCTGAGGCTTTACACTGTGCTTTCTCTCAGGTTGAGGCCTCTGGTATCTGCGCAACCAGCTAAGAAAGCAGCTGTGGGAGAGGTGAGTTGTCCTGCCTAGCTGGGTCAAGGGCCTTAGGAACACAACAAGCTATGGGCAGGATTGGCAGGCAGGGGCCCAGCAATTATCACTTCTGTGCTGGTGGTGGTAAAGAGGGCAGCTTGGGCTCTGCTCACATCCCAGAGCCTTGTCCTTTCCTTCCAGGCCTTGCTGTCCAGCTCCCCTGCCTTGGGAGCTGAGCTTATCAGGCCATCGGCAGTCCTAGTAGAAAGTGGCCCTGTGTCCTACCACCCTGATGAGGATGCAGACGAGGAGGACGCAGACGAGGAGGAGGGGGAGCCCTGCGTCAGTGCCCTGCAGATGATGGGCAGCAATGGTGGGTGTGACTTCACATAATTGGTGGGCCTGACACAGGAATTCAGCATAGGGGGGCCTTTCAGAGAAGTAAAGGCACAAACCATCTGCCTCTGATAATCCCTGGACTTAAGCCTGTCTAGAAGGAAGGGAATTGAACTAAAACACTGTGAATTGGCCATGTTGATTCTGAGGCCCTTGAATGTGCCAGAAGGAACTGGCCAGGGTCCAGGAGGCCAACTCCATGGGAAGAGCAAGGCACCCTCTGAAGACTGTGGGTTCTGAGCTTTCCAGGACAGCTGCTTGGCCAGCAGGTGGGGATCTCAGATTTACACCCATAGACACAGACCTGTGCACTTGAGTGGGGCAAGGTTGGCCATAGTTCTCATGTGTACCCTCAAGACCCCCACACCAGGTCCACCAAAATGGTGGTCTCCGTCAGTGGTGGGCCCGTGAGACTGGGTAGCAGGGTTGGTGCTACCAAGGCACCAACCAAGGAGGGAGCAGAAGAGGGTGTCTGGACTTCCACAATTGCCCTCTGTGCTTTGCAGATTATGGCTGTGACGGTGACGACGATGATGGCTACTGAACAACCTAAAGGCCAGGCAGCATCCTGGCCACTGGACCTTGAGCATGTCTTGCGGGGGTCAGATGGGCCCTGGGCCATGGCTCATAGGCATGAATGCCAAGACTTGGGACCAGCCAAGCACTGCCCCACTTGCTTTGAAACTCTCATCCCAAAGTCACATGTGGCTTCCGTGGTACTTACTATTGGGATCATGTTTTGAGCAATGTAAGGAATATTTTTACCCAGCAAGGGAAACTGATGATCTGTGTGTGTCTAATCAGATGTGGCCATAAGTGCCCAGGCCTGGGTCTCACAGCAAGACAGCCTGTGTCATTGATCCACCTAAGAATACTCAAAGGCAGGCACTGTTGTGTCCCTGTTGTGAGGAAACAGGTCAGGTCCTGTGCACCAGAACCCCGCTCTACCTGTAGCCCAAGTGCTGTGTCCCCATTATCTTTCTGAGAAACACTACCCAGCCCACTGCTGGGACTTAGAATCAGGAAAAtactggggagggagggagccaaAGTTG
Protein-coding regions in this window:
- the Brf1 gene encoding transcription factor IIIB 90 kDa subunit isoform X6, coding for MTALRLLQRMKRDWMHTGRRPSGLCGAALLVAARMHDFRRTVKEVISVVKVCESTLRKRLTEFEDTPTSQLTIDEFMKIDLEEECDPPSYTAGQRKLRMKQLEQVLSKKLEEVEGEISSYQDAIEIELENSRPRAKGALASLSKDGSAEDSTSSPLGEEDAEDEELEAAASHMNKDFYRDLLGGGGGGSSEAEESTEGGSRPLALESLLGPLPTAASLGISDSIRECISSPSLDPKDASGDGELDLSGIDDLEIDRYILNESEARVKAELWMRENAEYLREQREKEARIAKEKELGIYKEHKPKKSCKRREPILASTAGEAIEKMLEQKKISSKINYSVLRDLDSKGGSSPQREDTRPVERASAKKLSRRKMAASRNGTDPGTTMGKRLRPLVSAQPAKKAAVGEALLSSSPALGAELIRPSAVLVESGPVSYHPDEDADEEDADEEEGEPCVSALQMMGSNDYGCDGDDDDGY